The Polyodon spathula isolate WHYD16114869_AA chromosome 3, ASM1765450v1, whole genome shotgun sequence genome has a segment encoding these proteins:
- the LOC121313659 gene encoding polypeptide N-acetylgalactosaminyltransferase 4-like isoform X1, translating into MLAAITHTHTHTHTHTHTPPTLSPGHRVGDVPRLNVTAAEVMRVRWSRKLGLLAKTCFLLSLLWVAYLILEMSTSSYQDSNGEGAGRNLLERQFSNKTLGKEQLSQPVYQKPPPDSNAPGEWGKAARLQLDPEQKKEEEESIERYAINIHLSDKISLHRHIVDRRMYECRSKVFDYQKLPTTSVIISFYNEAWSTLLRTIHSVLETTPAVLLKEIILIDDFSDRAYLKSQLEEYISNLDRVRLIRTNKREGLVRGRLIGATYSTGDVLTFLDCHCECVPGWIEPLLERIGENKTAIVCPVIDTINWNTFEYYMQRDEPMIGGFDWRLTFQWHSVPEQEHRRRKSKIDPIRSPTMAGGLFAVSKEYFHYLGTYDMGMEVWGGENLELSFRVWQCGGTLEIHPCSHVGHVFPKKAPYARPNFLQNTVRTAEVWMDDYKRHFYNRNPSARKEKYGDISERKLIRERLKCQSFEWYLKNVYPDLHVPEDRHGWHGAVRSSGIHTECLDYNTPDHNPTGAHLSLFGCHGQGGNQYFEYTSKKEIRFNSVTEICAEVPDRQKYITVSYCPRDGTAVPENIIWEFRNDGTIYHPHSNMCITSHHTSDGRTGVEMRLCNPKDTNQIWSFE; encoded by the exons ATGTTGgcagcaatcacacacacacacacacacacacacacacacacacacacaccaccgaCACTGTCTCCAGGACATAGGGTCGGGGATGTGCCCAG ACTCAACGTTACCGCTGCAGAGGTCATGAGGGTGCGCTGGTCACGGAAGCTGGGCTTATTGGCTAAGACCTGCTTTCTGCTGTCTCTCTTGTGGGTGGCCTACCTCATCCTGGAGATGTCGACATCGTCCTATCAGGATTCGAATGGGGAAGGAGCTGGGAGGAACCTGCTCGAGAGACAATTCTCCAACAAGACCCTGGGTAAAGAGCAGCTTTCCCAGCCTGTCTACCAGAAGCCTCCTCCCGATTCCAATGCCCCTGGGGAGTGGGGCAAGGCTGCCCGGCTGCAGTTGGACCCAGAGCAgaagaaggaagaggaggagagcaTAGAGAGATATGCCATTAACATTCACCTAAGCGACAAGATCTCCTTGCATCGGCACATTGTGGACAGACGGATGTATGA ATGTAGATCCAAGGTATTTGATTACCAGAAATTGCCTACTACTTCTGTGATCATTTCCTTCTACAATGAGGCCTGGTCCACTTTACTGAGGACCATACACAGCGTCCTGGAGACCACCCCTGCTGTACTGCTGAAAGAAATCATTCTAATAGATGACTTCAGCGATAGAG CCTACCTGAAATCTCAGCTTGAGGAGTACATCAGTAACCTAGACCGGGTTCGGCTCATCAGGACCAACAAGCGTGAAGGGCTGGTCCGCGGCCGTCTCATCGGAGCCACCTATTCAACTGGAGACGTGCTCACCTTCCTGGACTGTCATTGTGAGTGCGTTCCTGGCTGGATTGAACCACTGCTGGAGAG AATTGGAGAAAATAAGACAGCTATTGTGTGTCCAGTGATTGACACCATCAACTGGAATACCTTTGAGTATTACATGCAGAGAGATGAGCCCATGATCGGTGGATTTGACTGGCGGCTCACTTTTCAGTGGCATTCTGTGCCTGAGCAGGAGCACCGCAGACGGAAATCCAAAATTGACCCCATCAG GTCTCCGACGATGGCAGGAGGCTTGTTTGCTGTAAGCAAGGAGTACTTTCACTACCTTGGCACTTACGATATGGGAATGGAAGTCTGGGGGGGCGAGAACCTTGAACTGTCATTCAGG GTATGGCAGTGTGGAGGAACATTGGAGATCCATCCCTGCTCCCATGTAGGCCATGTTTTTCCAAAGAAAGCCCCATACGCCAGGCCTAACTTCCTCCAGAACACAGTGCGCACAGCAGAGGTTTGGATGGATGATTACAAACGACATTTCTACAACCGAAACCCTTCAGCACGTAAG GAAAAGTATGGTGACATTTCAGAACGGAAACTCATCCGGGAGAGACTGAAGTGCCAGAGTTTTGAGTGGTATTTGAAAAACGTATATCCTGATCTGCATGTTCCTGAGGATCGGCATGGCTGGCATGGTGCA gTGCGAAGCTCTGGGATTCACACAGAGTGCCTGGATTACAACACTCCGGACCACAACCCCACAGGAGCACATCTGTCTCTGTTTGGATGCCACGGGCAAGGAGGCAaccag taCTTTGAGTACACGTCAAAAAAAGAAATCCGTTTTAACTCTGTGACGGAGATCTGTGCGGAGGtaccagacagacagaaatacattACAGTGAGCTATTGTCCACGAGATGGAACTGCAGTGCCTGAGAACATCATCTGGGAGTTCAGAAAT GATGGAACTATCTATCACCCTCACTCCAACATGTGCATCACCTCCCATCACACTTCAGATGGAAGGACCGGCGTTGAGATGAGACTCTGCAACCCGAAGGACACAAATCAGATCTGGAGTTTTGAGTAA
- the LOC121313659 gene encoding polypeptide N-acetylgalactosaminyltransferase 4-like isoform X2: MRVRWSRKLGLLAKTCFLLSLLWVAYLILEMSTSSYQDSNGEGAGRNLLERQFSNKTLGKEQLSQPVYQKPPPDSNAPGEWGKAARLQLDPEQKKEEEESIERYAINIHLSDKISLHRHIVDRRMYECRSKVFDYQKLPTTSVIISFYNEAWSTLLRTIHSVLETTPAVLLKEIILIDDFSDRAYLKSQLEEYISNLDRVRLIRTNKREGLVRGRLIGATYSTGDVLTFLDCHCECVPGWIEPLLERIGENKTAIVCPVIDTINWNTFEYYMQRDEPMIGGFDWRLTFQWHSVPEQEHRRRKSKIDPIRSPTMAGGLFAVSKEYFHYLGTYDMGMEVWGGENLELSFRVWQCGGTLEIHPCSHVGHVFPKKAPYARPNFLQNTVRTAEVWMDDYKRHFYNRNPSARKEKYGDISERKLIRERLKCQSFEWYLKNVYPDLHVPEDRHGWHGAVRSSGIHTECLDYNTPDHNPTGAHLSLFGCHGQGGNQYFEYTSKKEIRFNSVTEICAEVPDRQKYITVSYCPRDGTAVPENIIWEFRNDGTIYHPHSNMCITSHHTSDGRTGVEMRLCNPKDTNQIWSFE; encoded by the exons ATGAGGGTGCGCTGGTCACGGAAGCTGGGCTTATTGGCTAAGACCTGCTTTCTGCTGTCTCTCTTGTGGGTGGCCTACCTCATCCTGGAGATGTCGACATCGTCCTATCAGGATTCGAATGGGGAAGGAGCTGGGAGGAACCTGCTCGAGAGACAATTCTCCAACAAGACCCTGGGTAAAGAGCAGCTTTCCCAGCCTGTCTACCAGAAGCCTCCTCCCGATTCCAATGCCCCTGGGGAGTGGGGCAAGGCTGCCCGGCTGCAGTTGGACCCAGAGCAgaagaaggaagaggaggagagcaTAGAGAGATATGCCATTAACATTCACCTAAGCGACAAGATCTCCTTGCATCGGCACATTGTGGACAGACGGATGTATGA ATGTAGATCCAAGGTATTTGATTACCAGAAATTGCCTACTACTTCTGTGATCATTTCCTTCTACAATGAGGCCTGGTCCACTTTACTGAGGACCATACACAGCGTCCTGGAGACCACCCCTGCTGTACTGCTGAAAGAAATCATTCTAATAGATGACTTCAGCGATAGAG CCTACCTGAAATCTCAGCTTGAGGAGTACATCAGTAACCTAGACCGGGTTCGGCTCATCAGGACCAACAAGCGTGAAGGGCTGGTCCGCGGCCGTCTCATCGGAGCCACCTATTCAACTGGAGACGTGCTCACCTTCCTGGACTGTCATTGTGAGTGCGTTCCTGGCTGGATTGAACCACTGCTGGAGAG AATTGGAGAAAATAAGACAGCTATTGTGTGTCCAGTGATTGACACCATCAACTGGAATACCTTTGAGTATTACATGCAGAGAGATGAGCCCATGATCGGTGGATTTGACTGGCGGCTCACTTTTCAGTGGCATTCTGTGCCTGAGCAGGAGCACCGCAGACGGAAATCCAAAATTGACCCCATCAG GTCTCCGACGATGGCAGGAGGCTTGTTTGCTGTAAGCAAGGAGTACTTTCACTACCTTGGCACTTACGATATGGGAATGGAAGTCTGGGGGGGCGAGAACCTTGAACTGTCATTCAGG GTATGGCAGTGTGGAGGAACATTGGAGATCCATCCCTGCTCCCATGTAGGCCATGTTTTTCCAAAGAAAGCCCCATACGCCAGGCCTAACTTCCTCCAGAACACAGTGCGCACAGCAGAGGTTTGGATGGATGATTACAAACGACATTTCTACAACCGAAACCCTTCAGCACGTAAG GAAAAGTATGGTGACATTTCAGAACGGAAACTCATCCGGGAGAGACTGAAGTGCCAGAGTTTTGAGTGGTATTTGAAAAACGTATATCCTGATCTGCATGTTCCTGAGGATCGGCATGGCTGGCATGGTGCA gTGCGAAGCTCTGGGATTCACACAGAGTGCCTGGATTACAACACTCCGGACCACAACCCCACAGGAGCACATCTGTCTCTGTTTGGATGCCACGGGCAAGGAGGCAaccag taCTTTGAGTACACGTCAAAAAAAGAAATCCGTTTTAACTCTGTGACGGAGATCTGTGCGGAGGtaccagacagacagaaatacattACAGTGAGCTATTGTCCACGAGATGGAACTGCAGTGCCTGAGAACATCATCTGGGAGTTCAGAAAT GATGGAACTATCTATCACCCTCACTCCAACATGTGCATCACCTCCCATCACACTTCAGATGGAAGGACCGGCGTTGAGATGAGACTCTGCAACCCGAAGGACACAAATCAGATCTGGAGTTTTGAGTAA
- the LOC121313659 gene encoding polypeptide N-acetylgalactosaminyltransferase 4-like isoform X3: MLAAITHTHTHTHTHTHTPPTLSPGHRVGDVPRLNVTAAEVMRVRWSRKLGLLAKTCFLLSLLWVAYLILEMSTSSYQDSNGEGAGRNLLERQFSNKTLGKEQLSQPVYQKPPPDSNAPGEWGKAARLQLDPEQKKEEEESIERYAINIHLSDKISLHRHIVDRRMYECRSKVFDYQKLPTTSVIISFYNEAWSTLLRTIHSVLETTPAVLLKEIILIDDFSDRAYLKSQLEEYISNLDRVRLIRTNKREGLVRGRLIGATYSTGDVLTFLDCHCECVPGWIEPLLERIGENKTAIVCPVIDTINWNTFEYYMQRDEPMIGGFDWRLTFQWHSVPEQEHRRRKSKIDPIRSPTMAGGLFAVSKEYFHYLGTYDMGMEVWGGENLELSFRVWQCGGTLEIHPCSHVGHVFPKKAPYARPNFLQNTVRTAEVWMDDYKRHFYNRNPSARKGRILTLSLPSYYIYTLYFGYCPI, from the exons ATGTTGgcagcaatcacacacacacacacacacacacacacacacacacacacaccaccgaCACTGTCTCCAGGACATAGGGTCGGGGATGTGCCCAG ACTCAACGTTACCGCTGCAGAGGTCATGAGGGTGCGCTGGTCACGGAAGCTGGGCTTATTGGCTAAGACCTGCTTTCTGCTGTCTCTCTTGTGGGTGGCCTACCTCATCCTGGAGATGTCGACATCGTCCTATCAGGATTCGAATGGGGAAGGAGCTGGGAGGAACCTGCTCGAGAGACAATTCTCCAACAAGACCCTGGGTAAAGAGCAGCTTTCCCAGCCTGTCTACCAGAAGCCTCCTCCCGATTCCAATGCCCCTGGGGAGTGGGGCAAGGCTGCCCGGCTGCAGTTGGACCCAGAGCAgaagaaggaagaggaggagagcaTAGAGAGATATGCCATTAACATTCACCTAAGCGACAAGATCTCCTTGCATCGGCACATTGTGGACAGACGGATGTATGA ATGTAGATCCAAGGTATTTGATTACCAGAAATTGCCTACTACTTCTGTGATCATTTCCTTCTACAATGAGGCCTGGTCCACTTTACTGAGGACCATACACAGCGTCCTGGAGACCACCCCTGCTGTACTGCTGAAAGAAATCATTCTAATAGATGACTTCAGCGATAGAG CCTACCTGAAATCTCAGCTTGAGGAGTACATCAGTAACCTAGACCGGGTTCGGCTCATCAGGACCAACAAGCGTGAAGGGCTGGTCCGCGGCCGTCTCATCGGAGCCACCTATTCAACTGGAGACGTGCTCACCTTCCTGGACTGTCATTGTGAGTGCGTTCCTGGCTGGATTGAACCACTGCTGGAGAG AATTGGAGAAAATAAGACAGCTATTGTGTGTCCAGTGATTGACACCATCAACTGGAATACCTTTGAGTATTACATGCAGAGAGATGAGCCCATGATCGGTGGATTTGACTGGCGGCTCACTTTTCAGTGGCATTCTGTGCCTGAGCAGGAGCACCGCAGACGGAAATCCAAAATTGACCCCATCAG GTCTCCGACGATGGCAGGAGGCTTGTTTGCTGTAAGCAAGGAGTACTTTCACTACCTTGGCACTTACGATATGGGAATGGAAGTCTGGGGGGGCGAGAACCTTGAACTGTCATTCAGG GTATGGCAGTGTGGAGGAACATTGGAGATCCATCCCTGCTCCCATGTAGGCCATGTTTTTCCAAAGAAAGCCCCATACGCCAGGCCTAACTTCCTCCAGAACACAGTGCGCACAGCAGAGGTTTGGATGGATGATTACAAACGACATTTCTACAACCGAAACCCTTCAGCACGTAAG ggaaggattttaaccctctccctgccatcttactatatatatactttatacttTGGATACTGTCCAATTTGA